One part of the Populus alba chromosome 18, ASM523922v2, whole genome shotgun sequence genome encodes these proteins:
- the LOC140954974 gene encoding uncharacterized protein isoform X1, which translates to MTSLKTLILQSCKLDGRISTTQGFLHLKNLEHLDLSYNTLNNTIFQTIGLCDLNHLKVLHMSDNDLSGFLPPCLANLTSLQRLDLSFNHLKIPMSLSPLYNLSKLKYFDGSGNEIYEDDHNLSPKFQLKYLSLNSRGQGTRAFPKFLYHQVSLQYVDLTNLGLKGEFPNWLIENNTYLHDLYLDNCSLSGPFLMPKNSHVNLALLSISMNHFQGKIPSEIGARLPGLEVLFMSDNGFNGSIPFSLGNIGLLQVLDLSNNSLQGQIPGWIGNMSSLEFLDLSRNNFFGRLPPRFGTSSNLRYVYLSRNKLQGPIAMAFYDSFQLLALDLSHNHLIGSIPQWIDKLSNLRFLLLSYNNLEGEIPIQLYRMDQLTLIDLSHNHLSGNILSWMISTHPFPQQYDSYDYLSSSQQSFEFTTKNVSLSYRGKIIQYFTGIDFSCNNFIGEIPPEIGNLSMIKVLNLSHNSLTGPIPPTFSNLKEIESLDLSYNKLDGEIPPRLTELFSLEFFSVAHNNLSGKTPARVAQFATFEESCYKENPFLCGEPLPKICGAATPPSPTLTSTNNEDDGGFMDMKVFYVSFGVAYIMVLLVIGAVLYINPYWR; encoded by the exons ATGACCTCtcttaaaactttgattttgcaAAGCTGTAAACTAGATGGGCGAATATCTACAACCCAAG GCTTCCTTCATCTCAAGAACTTGGAACACTTGGATTTGAGTTACAATACTCTCAATAATACCATCTTCCAAACCATCG GCTTATGTGACTTAAATCATCTCAAAGTGCTGCATATGAGTGACAATGATCTCAGTGGTTTCTTGCCTCCGTGTCTGGCAAATTTGACTTCCCTTCAACGATTAGATCTCTCTTTCAATCACTTGAAGATCCCCATGTCATTGAGCCCATTATACAACCTTTCAAAACTCAAGTATTTTGATGGTTCAGGTAATGAAATATACGAAGATGATCATAATCTGAGCCCGAAGTTCCAGTTAAAGTACCTTTCGTTGAACAGTCGTGGACAAGGTACAAGAGCATTTCCCAAGTTCCTTTACCATCAGGTGAGCCTACAATATGTGGATCTTACAAACCTCGGATTAAAGGGAGAGTTTCCAAATTGGTTGATTGAGAACAACACATACCTACATGATCTTTATTTAGACAATTGTTCTCTTTCGGGTCCATTCTTGATGCCAAAGAATTCTCATGTGAATTTGGCACTCCTAAGTATATCCATGAATCACTTCCAAGGCAAAATCCCTTCAGAAATTGGAGCTCGTTTGCCAGGGTTAGAAGTTTTATTTATGTCTGACAATGGTTTCAATGGAAGCATTCCTTTCTCGTTGGGTAACATTGGCTTGCTACAAGTGTTAGACCTCTCCAACAACAGTTTGCAAGGGCAGATCCCTGGATGGATAGGGAATATGTCTTCTCTTGAATTCTTGGACTTATCAAGGAACAATTTCTTTGGTCGTTTACCACCTAGATTCGGCACTTCTTCAAATTTGAGATATGTTTATTTGTCCAGAAATAAGTTGCAAGGACCGATCGCAATGGCATTTTATGACTCCTTTCAGTTATTGGCTTTAGATCTTTCCCATAATCATTTAATTGGTAGTATTCCACAATGGATTGACAAACTATCTAACTTGAGATTTCTACTCTTGAGTTATAACAATCTTGAAGGTGAAATCCCAATTCAATTATACAGGATGGACCAATTAACCCTGATTGATCTATCTCACAACCACCTTTCTGGTAACATCCTTTCTTGGATGATATCTACTCATCCTTTCCCACAACAATACGATTCCTATGATTATCTGTCCTCATCACAACAATCCTTTGAGTTTACAACGAAGAATGTATCTCTTTCTTATAGAGGCAAGATTATCCAATACTTCACAGGAATTGATTTCTCATGCAACAATTTCATAGGAGAGATTCCTCCTGAAATTGGAAACCTCAGCATGATCAAGGTGTTGAACCTTTCGCACAACAGTTTAACTGGACCAATTCCACCAACATTTTCGAACTTAAAGGAAATAGAAAGCTTGGATCTTTCCTATAACAAACTGGATGGAGAAATCCCACCTCGACTTactgaattattttctttagaaTTTTTCAGTGTGGCACACAATAATCTGTCTGGCAAGACTCCTGCGAGAGTTGCACAATTTGCCACATTTGAGGAGAGCTGCTACAAGgagaatccttttctttgtgGAGAACCGCTACCTAAGATTTGTGGTGCGGCTACGCCACCGTCACCAACACTAACTTCAACGAACAATGAAGATGATGGTGGCTTCATGGATATGAAGGTTTTCTATGTAAGCTTCGGGGTTGCATACATCATGGTGCTTCTAGTGATAGGTGCAGTTCTTTACATAAATCCATATTGGCGATGA
- the LOC140954974 gene encoding uncharacterized protein isoform X2 has protein sequence MSDNDLSGFLPPCLANLTSLQRLDLSFNHLKIPMSLSPLYNLSKLKYFDGSGNEIYEDDHNLSPKFQLKYLSLNSRGQGTRAFPKFLYHQVSLQYVDLTNLGLKGEFPNWLIENNTYLHDLYLDNCSLSGPFLMPKNSHVNLALLSISMNHFQGKIPSEIGARLPGLEVLFMSDNGFNGSIPFSLGNIGLLQVLDLSNNSLQGQIPGWIGNMSSLEFLDLSRNNFFGRLPPRFGTSSNLRYVYLSRNKLQGPIAMAFYDSFQLLALDLSHNHLIGSIPQWIDKLSNLRFLLLSYNNLEGEIPIQLYRMDQLTLIDLSHNHLSGNILSWMISTHPFPQQYDSYDYLSSSQQSFEFTTKNVSLSYRGKIIQYFTGIDFSCNNFIGEIPPEIGNLSMIKVLNLSHNSLTGPIPPTFSNLKEIESLDLSYNKLDGEIPPRLTELFSLEFFSVAHNNLSGKTPARVAQFATFEESCYKENPFLCGEPLPKICGAATPPSPTLTSTNNEDDGGFMDMKVFYVSFGVAYIMVLLVIGAVLYINPYWR, from the coding sequence ATGAGTGACAATGATCTCAGTGGTTTCTTGCCTCCGTGTCTGGCAAATTTGACTTCCCTTCAACGATTAGATCTCTCTTTCAATCACTTGAAGATCCCCATGTCATTGAGCCCATTATACAACCTTTCAAAACTCAAGTATTTTGATGGTTCAGGTAATGAAATATACGAAGATGATCATAATCTGAGCCCGAAGTTCCAGTTAAAGTACCTTTCGTTGAACAGTCGTGGACAAGGTACAAGAGCATTTCCCAAGTTCCTTTACCATCAGGTGAGCCTACAATATGTGGATCTTACAAACCTCGGATTAAAGGGAGAGTTTCCAAATTGGTTGATTGAGAACAACACATACCTACATGATCTTTATTTAGACAATTGTTCTCTTTCGGGTCCATTCTTGATGCCAAAGAATTCTCATGTGAATTTGGCACTCCTAAGTATATCCATGAATCACTTCCAAGGCAAAATCCCTTCAGAAATTGGAGCTCGTTTGCCAGGGTTAGAAGTTTTATTTATGTCTGACAATGGTTTCAATGGAAGCATTCCTTTCTCGTTGGGTAACATTGGCTTGCTACAAGTGTTAGACCTCTCCAACAACAGTTTGCAAGGGCAGATCCCTGGATGGATAGGGAATATGTCTTCTCTTGAATTCTTGGACTTATCAAGGAACAATTTCTTTGGTCGTTTACCACCTAGATTCGGCACTTCTTCAAATTTGAGATATGTTTATTTGTCCAGAAATAAGTTGCAAGGACCGATCGCAATGGCATTTTATGACTCCTTTCAGTTATTGGCTTTAGATCTTTCCCATAATCATTTAATTGGTAGTATTCCACAATGGATTGACAAACTATCTAACTTGAGATTTCTACTCTTGAGTTATAACAATCTTGAAGGTGAAATCCCAATTCAATTATACAGGATGGACCAATTAACCCTGATTGATCTATCTCACAACCACCTTTCTGGTAACATCCTTTCTTGGATGATATCTACTCATCCTTTCCCACAACAATACGATTCCTATGATTATCTGTCCTCATCACAACAATCCTTTGAGTTTACAACGAAGAATGTATCTCTTTCTTATAGAGGCAAGATTATCCAATACTTCACAGGAATTGATTTCTCATGCAACAATTTCATAGGAGAGATTCCTCCTGAAATTGGAAACCTCAGCATGATCAAGGTGTTGAACCTTTCGCACAACAGTTTAACTGGACCAATTCCACCAACATTTTCGAACTTAAAGGAAATAGAAAGCTTGGATCTTTCCTATAACAAACTGGATGGAGAAATCCCACCTCGACTTactgaattattttctttagaaTTTTTCAGTGTGGCACACAATAATCTGTCTGGCAAGACTCCTGCGAGAGTTGCACAATTTGCCACATTTGAGGAGAGCTGCTACAAGgagaatccttttctttgtgGAGAACCGCTACCTAAGATTTGTGGTGCGGCTACGCCACCGTCACCAACACTAACTTCAACGAACAATGAAGATGATGGTGGCTTCATGGATATGAAGGTTTTCTATGTAAGCTTCGGGGTTGCATACATCATGGTGCTTCTAGTGATAGGTGCAGTTCTTTACATAAATCCATATTGGCGATGA